The following coding sequences are from one Oryzisolibacter sp. LB2S window:
- a CDS encoding AMP-binding protein, whose translation MTTTFPHLLLQHAAQRPDAPALREKEYGIWQTWSWKAAAAEVRAMACGLLSLGFAKGQNLALISDNRPHVYMGFVAVQSIGGVPIPLYQDAVASEMSFVIEDADIHFAFAENQEQVDKLLEVRESTSGLTHIIYDDPRGLRNYDQPGLISRADLVARGRKWDDEHPGVWEAMLGQIGAQDVSVILYTSGTTGKPKGVCQTHASFIGAASGAAEVDRLGPSDSIISYLPPAWVGDHLFSLAQWLVAGYTINCPESASTVSIDMREIGPTYYFAPPRVFEGMLTSIQIRMEDAAPFKRRMYEKAMQLARRVGSDILDGRPVGALDRLKYRLADFAVYGPLRNAMGLSRIRVAYTAGAAIGPELFRFFRSIGINLKQFYGQTETCAYVCLQRDGQVDLNTVGQAAPGIELKLADNGEVLVKGVSVLKEYYKRPDATAEVIDANGWFHTGDAGVIDARGQLRIIDRAKDVGKLAGGAMFAPNYIENKLKFFPHIKEAVCFGHDKDQVCAFINIDFDAVGNWAERQNLPYAGYVDLASKAKVLELVADCVARVNADLAGETGMADTQVARFLVLHKELDPDDDELTRTRKVRRNFIADKYGVLIDALYAGKSEQFIETQVKFEDGRKGSVSATLKIVDAKTHPARAAA comes from the coding sequence ATGACGACCACATTCCCCCATTTGCTGCTGCAGCACGCCGCCCAGCGCCCGGACGCCCCGGCGCTGCGCGAAAAAGAATATGGCATCTGGCAGACCTGGAGCTGGAAGGCCGCCGCCGCCGAGGTGCGCGCCATGGCCTGCGGCCTGCTGTCGCTGGGCTTTGCCAAGGGGCAGAACCTGGCCTTGATCAGCGACAACCGCCCCCATGTGTACATGGGCTTCGTCGCGGTGCAGAGCATAGGCGGGGTGCCGATTCCGCTCTACCAGGATGCCGTGGCCAGCGAGATGAGCTTCGTCATCGAGGACGCCGACATCCACTTCGCCTTCGCCGAAAACCAGGAGCAGGTGGACAAGCTGCTCGAGGTGCGCGAGTCCACCTCGGGCCTGACCCACATCATCTACGACGACCCGCGCGGCCTGCGCAACTACGACCAGCCCGGCCTGATCAGCCGGGCCGACCTCGTGGCCCGCGGCCGCAAGTGGGACGACGAGCATCCCGGCGTCTGGGAGGCCATGCTCGGCCAGATCGGCGCCCAGGACGTGTCGGTCATCCTCTACACCTCGGGCACCACGGGCAAGCCCAAGGGCGTGTGCCAGACGCATGCATCCTTCATCGGCGCGGCCAGCGGCGCGGCCGAGGTGGACAGGCTGGGCCCGAGCGACAGCATCATTTCCTACCTGCCGCCCGCCTGGGTGGGCGACCACCTGTTCTCGCTCGCGCAGTGGCTGGTGGCGGGCTACACCATCAACTGCCCGGAGTCTGCCAGCACCGTGAGCATAGACATGCGCGAGATCGGCCCCACGTACTACTTCGCGCCGCCGCGCGTGTTCGAGGGCATGCTGACCTCGATCCAGATCCGCATGGAGGACGCCGCGCCCTTCAAGCGCCGCATGTATGAAAAGGCCATGCAGCTCGCGCGCCGCGTGGGCTCGGACATTCTGGACGGCCGGCCCGTGGGTGCGCTCGACCGGCTCAAGTACCGCCTGGCCGATTTCGCCGTGTACGGGCCGCTGCGCAACGCCATGGGCCTGTCGCGCATCCGCGTGGCCTATACGGCGGGCGCGGCCATCGGGCCCGAGCTGTTTCGCTTCTTCCGCTCCATAGGCATCAACCTGAAGCAGTTCTACGGCCAGACCGAGACCTGCGCCTATGTCTGCCTGCAGCGCGACGGCCAGGTGGATCTGAACACCGTGGGCCAGGCCGCGCCGGGCATAGAGCTCAAGCTCGCCGACAACGGCGAGGTGCTGGTCAAGGGCGTGTCGGTGCTCAAGGAGTACTACAAGCGTCCCGACGCCACGGCCGAGGTGATCGACGCCAACGGGTGGTTTCACACGGGCGACGCCGGCGTGATCGACGCGCGCGGCCAGCTGCGCATCATCGACCGCGCCAAGGACGTGGGCAAGCTCGCCGGAGGCGCGATGTTCGCGCCCAACTACATCGAGAACAAGCTCAAGTTCTTCCCGCACATCAAGGAGGCCGTGTGCTTCGGCCATGACAAGGATCAGGTCTGCGCCTTCATCAACATCGACTTCGACGCCGTGGGCAACTGGGCCGAGCGCCAGAACCTGCCCTACGCGGGCTATGTGGACCTGGCCTCCAAGGCCAAGGTGCTGGAGCTGGTCGCCGACTGCGTGGCCCGGGTGAATGCCGACCTCGCGGGCGAGACCGGCATGGCCGACACCCAGGTGGCGCGCTTTCTCGTGCTGCACAAGGAGCTCGACCCCGACGACGACGAGCTCACGCGCACGCGCAAGGTGCGGCGCAACTTCATCGCCGACAAGTACGGCGTGCTCATCGATGCGCTGTATGCGGGCAAGAGCGAGCAGTTCATCGAGACCCAGGTGAAGTTCGAGGACGGGCGCAAGGGCAGTGTGAGCGCCACGCTCAAGATCGTCGACGCCAAGACCCACCCGGCCCGCGCCGCCGCCTGA
- a CDS encoding ABC transporter ATP-binding protein: MTSKKIGDVILDIKNISLRFGGVKALTDISFNVKEHEIRSIIGPNGAGKSSMLNCINGVYTPSEGSITFRGKTFDHMNSRQVAEMGVARTFQNLALFKGMSVIDNIMSGRNLKIKSNLLMQALRIGPAAREEIAHREFVEHIIDFLEIQAYRKTPVGQLPYGLQKRVDLGRALAMEPQVLLLDEPMAGMNVEEKQDMCRFILDVNDEFGTTIVLIEHDMGVVMDISDRVVVLDYGKKIGDGAPDEVRNNEDVIRAYLGAGH; encoded by the coding sequence ATGACCAGCAAGAAGATCGGCGATGTCATCCTGGACATCAAGAACATCAGCCTGCGCTTTGGCGGCGTGAAGGCGCTCACGGACATCTCGTTCAACGTCAAGGAACACGAGATCCGCTCCATCATCGGCCCCAACGGCGCGGGCAAGAGCTCGATGCTCAACTGCATCAACGGTGTCTACACGCCGAGCGAGGGCTCCATCACCTTCCGTGGCAAGACCTTCGACCACATGAACAGCCGCCAGGTGGCCGAGATGGGCGTGGCGCGCACCTTCCAGAACCTGGCGTTGTTCAAGGGAATGAGCGTGATCGACAACATCATGTCCGGGCGCAACCTGAAGATCAAAAGCAACCTGCTCATGCAGGCGCTGCGCATAGGCCCGGCCGCGCGCGAAGAGATCGCACACCGCGAGTTCGTCGAGCACATCATCGACTTCCTGGAGATACAGGCGTACCGCAAGACCCCCGTGGGCCAGCTGCCCTACGGCCTGCAAAAGCGCGTCGACCTGGGACGGGCGCTCGCCATGGAGCCGCAGGTGCTGCTGCTCGACGAGCCCATGGCCGGCATGAACGTCGAGGAAAAGCAGGACATGTGCCGCTTCATCCTCGACGTGAACGACGAGTTCGGCACCACCATCGTCCTCATCGAGCATGACATGGGTGTGGTGATGGACATCTCCGACCGCGTCGTGGTGCTGGACTACGGCAAGAAGATCGGCGACGGCGCGCCCGATGAAGTGCGCAACAACGAGGACGTGATCCGCGCCTACCTGGGCGCCGGGCACTGA
- a CDS encoding Crp/Fnr family transcriptional regulator, whose protein sequence is MSQELSLHQRRRPPTVQELDGIPWLVRLLPAERERAVAAVVVGDANPGDYVCRVGRPVTYWFGVVQGLLKMNTDNADGASMTLAGLPPGGWFGEGTAVKREPYRYNVQALRKSLVAGLPIDTFHWLLDHSIGFNRFVMSQLNERLGQFIAVREIDRLTNPDLRVARNLAALFNPVLYPGVGEVLRITQQELAYLVGLSRQRVNEALAVLQDQGAIRVEYGGLRVLDLQALRVGQFLR, encoded by the coding sequence ATGAGCCAAGAACTGTCCCTGCACCAGCGCCGCCGCCCGCCCACCGTGCAGGAGCTCGACGGCATTCCCTGGCTGGTGCGGCTGCTTCCCGCCGAGCGCGAGCGCGCCGTGGCCGCCGTGGTCGTGGGTGACGCCAACCCCGGCGACTATGTCTGCCGCGTGGGCCGGCCCGTGACCTACTGGTTTGGCGTCGTGCAGGGGCTGCTCAAGATGAACACCGACAACGCCGACGGCGCCAGCATGACCCTGGCCGGCCTGCCGCCGGGCGGCTGGTTTGGCGAGGGCACGGCCGTCAAGCGCGAGCCCTACCGCTACAACGTGCAGGCGCTGCGCAAGAGCCTGGTGGCCGGTCTGCCCATAGACACCTTCCACTGGCTGCTCGACCATTCCATTGGCTTCAACCGTTTCGTCATGAGCCAGCTCAACGAGCGCCTGGGCCAGTTCATCGCCGTGCGCGAGATCGACCGCCTCACCAACCCCGACCTGCGCGTGGCGCGCAACCTCGCGGCGCTGTTCAATCCCGTGCTCTACCCCGGCGTGGGCGAGGTGCTGCGCATCACCCAGCAGGAGCTCGCCTACCTCGTGGGCCTGTCGCGCCAGCGCGTCAACGAGGCCCTGGCCGTGCTGCAGGACCAGGGCGCGATCCGCGTGGAATATGGCGGCCTGCGCGTGCTCGACCTGCAGGCGCTGCGCGTCGGCCAGTTTCTGCGCTGA
- a CDS encoding branched-chain amino acid ABC transporter permease, whose translation MFYRENGQFKTSYRADQQIFPIAQDRIVVLALVAAAFVLVPMLASDYFYRAILIPLVIMSMAALGVNILVGYCGQISLGSGAFMAVGAYGAFNFFVRFPGMPLVPALILGGLCATFFGILFGLPSLRVRGLYLAVATLAAQFFSDWMFLRIKWLTNNSDSGSVSVNDLQVLGMPIESAMSKYLFCLALLVVVALLAKNLVRGAIGREWMAIRDMDVAAAVIGIRPMFAKLSAFAVSSFIIGMAGALWAFVHLGSWEPAAFSVEVSFKLLFMVIIGGLGSIMGSFFGAAFIVVLPIFLNQFLPGFLDLFGIEISTAGLSHAELMIFGALIVWFLIVEPHGLAKLWSTAKQKLRVWPFPH comes from the coding sequence ATGTTCTACAGAGAAAACGGCCAGTTCAAGACCAGCTACCGCGCAGATCAGCAGATCTTCCCCATCGCTCAGGATCGCATCGTCGTCCTGGCCCTGGTGGCCGCGGCCTTCGTGCTGGTCCCCATGCTGGCCAGCGACTACTTCTACCGCGCCATCCTGATTCCGCTGGTCATCATGTCGATGGCGGCGCTGGGCGTGAACATCCTGGTGGGCTATTGCGGGCAGATCTCGCTGGGCTCGGGCGCCTTCATGGCCGTGGGCGCCTACGGTGCGTTCAACTTCTTCGTGCGCTTTCCGGGCATGCCGCTGGTTCCCGCGCTGATCCTTGGCGGTCTGTGCGCCACGTTCTTCGGCATCCTGTTCGGCCTGCCCAGCCTGCGCGTGCGCGGCCTGTACCTGGCGGTGGCCACCCTGGCGGCGCAGTTCTTCAGCGACTGGATGTTTCTGCGCATCAAGTGGCTCACGAACAACTCCGACTCCGGCTCGGTGTCGGTGAACGATCTGCAGGTGCTGGGCATGCCCATAGAAAGCGCGATGAGCAAGTACCTGTTCTGCCTGGCGCTGCTCGTGGTCGTGGCCCTACTGGCCAAGAACCTGGTACGCGGCGCCATAGGCCGCGAGTGGATGGCGATTCGCGACATGGACGTGGCCGCTGCGGTGATAGGCATCCGCCCCATGTTCGCCAAGCTATCGGCCTTCGCGGTCAGCAGCTTCATCATTGGCATGGCGGGCGCCCTGTGGGCCTTCGTCCACCTAGGCTCGTGGGAGCCGGCCGCGTTCTCGGTCGAGGTGTCCTTCAAGCTGCTGTTCATGGTCATCATCGGCGGCCTGGGCTCCATCATGGGCAGCTTCTTCGGCGCTGCCTTCATCGTCGTGCTGCCCATCTTCCTCAACCAGTTCCTGCCCGGATTCCTGGATCTGTTCGGCATCGAGATCTCCACCGCCGGGCTGTCCCACGCGGAACTCATGATCTTTGGCGCGCTCATCGTCTGGTTCCTCATCGTCGAGCCGCATGGCCTGGCCAAGCTCTGGTCCACCGCCAAGCAGAAGCTGCGCGTGTGGCCCTTCCCGCATTGA
- a CDS encoding general secretion pathway protein GspB, whose protein sequence is MSYILDALQRAQAERGRGEVPGLHTPPPPALRAQAAPSAPARLAWLAAALLVGAGLTGAAWWLWPRPPAPAALAPQAPVPATVSAAPPAPAEPAAVPQAPAERPAASRPVERPAEKRAEKPAGKSAEKAAQKPTEKAADRAADRPARKPVEKAAAAPERRPAAPPAAAPGRPAAPESNASAPVFAQADLPPAVREQLPRLQLAGVTYSSNPLYRMVIVNGQVLHEGDQAAPGLVLERIEPGRTVWAFRGYRYALPSQ, encoded by the coding sequence ATGTCCTACATTCTTGATGCCCTGCAGCGCGCCCAGGCCGAACGCGGCCGGGGCGAGGTTCCCGGCCTGCACACGCCGCCACCGCCGGCCTTGCGCGCGCAGGCCGCACCATCGGCCCCGGCGCGCCTGGCCTGGCTGGCCGCCGCGTTGCTGGTCGGCGCGGGCCTGACGGGCGCCGCCTGGTGGCTCTGGCCCCGGCCGCCGGCACCTGCTGCCCTGGCGCCCCAGGCTCCCGTGCCTGCCACGGTGTCGGCCGCGCCGCCCGCACCGGCCGAACCCGCGGCGGTGCCGCAGGCACCTGCCGAGCGGCCTGCCGCATCGAGGCCGGTTGAGAGGCCAGCGGAAAAACGGGCCGAGAAACCCGCCGGGAAATCCGCGGAGAAGGCCGCGCAGAAACCCACGGAAAAGGCGGCAGACAGGGCCGCAGACCGGCCCGCGCGCAAGCCCGTGGAGAAGGCCGCCGCGGCACCGGAGCGCAGGCCTGCGGCGCCGCCGGCCGCCGCGCCCGGTCGCCCGGCCGCCCCGGAATCCAACGCCTCGGCCCCGGTGTTTGCCCAGGCCGATCTGCCCCCGGCCGTGCGCGAGCAGCTGCCCCGGCTGCAGCTCGCGGGTGTGACCTATTCGTCCAACCCGCTGTACCGCATGGTCATCGTCAATGGCCAGGTGCTGCACGAGGGCGATCAGGCGGCCCCGGGGCTGGTGCTCGAGCGCATAGAGCCCGGGCGCACGGTCTGGGCGTTTCGCGGCTATCGCTATGCGCTGCCCTCGCAGTGA
- a CDS encoding branched-chain amino acid ABC transporter permease yields the protein MAFFLETLIGGLMAGMLYSLVALGFVLIFKASGVFNFAQGAMVLFAALAMARFAEWIPAWTGIENMVLANLAAFIIAGAIMFVCAWIIERLVLRHLVNQEGATLLMATLGITYFMEGLGQTLFGSDIYKIDVGMPKDPTFLLESVFEGGVLVNKEDVIAAAIAAALVVLLSLFFQKTGTGRALRAVADDHQAAQSIGIPLNRIWVIVWCVAGVVALVAGMIWGSKLGVQFSLTTVALRALPVVILGGLTSVPGAIIGGLIIGVGEKLSEVYLGPFVGGGIEIWFAYVLALVFLLFRPQGLFGEKIIDRV from the coding sequence ATGGCATTCTTTTTGGAAACCCTCATCGGCGGCCTGATGGCGGGCATGCTGTACTCGCTGGTGGCGCTGGGCTTCGTGCTGATCTTCAAGGCCTCGGGCGTGTTCAACTTCGCGCAGGGCGCGATGGTGCTGTTCGCGGCCCTGGCCATGGCGCGCTTCGCGGAATGGATCCCGGCGTGGACCGGCATCGAGAACATGGTGCTGGCCAACCTCGCGGCCTTCATCATCGCGGGTGCCATCATGTTCGTCTGCGCCTGGATCATCGAGCGGCTGGTGCTGCGCCACCTGGTGAACCAGGAAGGCGCCACGCTGCTGATGGCCACGCTGGGCATCACCTACTTCATGGAAGGCCTGGGCCAGACGCTGTTCGGCAGCGACATCTACAAGATCGACGTGGGCATGCCCAAGGACCCCACGTTCCTGCTGGAGTCGGTGTTCGAGGGCGGCGTGCTGGTGAACAAGGAAGACGTGATCGCCGCCGCCATCGCCGCCGCGCTCGTGGTGCTGCTGAGCCTGTTCTTCCAGAAGACTGGCACGGGCCGCGCGCTGCGCGCCGTGGCCGACGACCACCAGGCGGCACAGTCCATCGGCATTCCGCTCAACCGCATCTGGGTCATCGTCTGGTGCGTGGCCGGTGTCGTGGCCCTGGTGGCCGGGATGATCTGGGGCAGCAAGCTCGGCGTGCAGTTCTCGCTGACCACGGTGGCGCTGCGCGCGCTGCCGGTGGTGATCCTGGGGGGGCTGACCAGCGTGCCTGGCGCCATCATCGGCGGCCTGATCATCGGCGTGGGAGAGAAGCTCTCCGAGGTCTACCTCGGCCCCTTCGTGGGCGGTGGCATCGAGATCTGGTTTGCCTATGTGCTGGCCCTGGTGTTTCTCTTGTTCAGACCCCAGGGGCTCTTTGGGGAAAAAATCATCGATCGCGTCTAA
- a CDS encoding AAA family ATPase yields the protein MYVPFFGLAHAPFSIAPDPRYLFMSARHREALAHLLYGLEAGGGFVLLTGEIGTGKTTVCRCFLEQIPAHCNVAYIFNPRLTVPELLRSICDEFGVAHRAAAAGGETVKDCLDPLNAFLLAQHAAGRNNVLIIDEAQNLAPDVLEQLRLLTNLETSERKLLQIILIGQPELRTMVAAPELEQLAQRVIARYHLDALSAEESQQYIAHRLAVAGWQGPPPFARRALARVHALTQGVPRRINLLCDRALLGAYAAGAREVTDAMVRQAAREVFGAPAARTAPRRWGLAAAAALAGAVAAGAIGWGMGWRPMQAGEKAQSVAATPAPAGAGAQEAAPTPSTGPRQGDGELASFLARQPAADAPAGWQWLARAWQAQGPLAAGDPCAQLAQQGLRCHRQRRASLSLLRLLDRPVLLTLHPSPAPEAGPQAVVVMLRRLDGDMATLEGEGGARQQVPVADLAPLWRGEIATLWKAPANLPPGESVTTSAAGAAWLERRLTAAGTPAADARGQKPEQRLRARIHAFQLSQGLTPDGQAGPLTLMMLNRAAGVQEPRLRSND from the coding sequence ATGTACGTCCCGTTCTTCGGCCTTGCGCATGCGCCGTTTTCCATCGCTCCCGACCCGCGCTACCTGTTCATGAGCGCGCGCCACCGCGAGGCGCTGGCGCATCTGCTCTACGGGCTCGAGGCGGGCGGCGGCTTCGTGCTGCTCACGGGCGAGATCGGCACCGGCAAGACCACCGTGTGCCGCTGCTTTCTGGAGCAGATTCCGGCGCACTGCAACGTGGCCTACATCTTCAATCCACGGCTCACGGTGCCGGAGCTGCTGCGCTCCATCTGCGACGAGTTCGGCGTGGCGCACCGCGCCGCGGCGGCGGGGGGCGAAACCGTCAAGGACTGCCTGGACCCGCTCAACGCGTTCCTGCTCGCGCAGCATGCGGCCGGGCGCAACAACGTGCTCATCATCGACGAGGCGCAGAACCTTGCGCCCGACGTGCTCGAGCAGCTGCGCCTGCTCACCAACCTCGAGACCAGCGAGCGCAAGCTGTTGCAGATCATCCTCATAGGCCAGCCCGAGCTGCGCACCATGGTCGCCGCGCCCGAGCTCGAGCAGCTCGCGCAGCGTGTGATCGCGCGCTACCACCTCGACGCACTGAGCGCCGAGGAGTCGCAGCAGTACATCGCCCATCGCCTGGCCGTCGCGGGATGGCAGGGGCCGCCGCCGTTCGCGCGCCGGGCGCTCGCGCGCGTGCATGCGCTCACGCAGGGCGTGCCGCGGCGCATCAATCTGCTGTGCGACCGGGCCCTGCTCGGCGCCTATGCCGCGGGAGCGCGCGAGGTCACCGACGCCATGGTGCGCCAGGCGGCGCGCGAGGTGTTCGGCGCGCCCGCCGCGCGCACCGCGCCACGCCGCTGGGGGCTGGCCGCGGCGGCCGCGCTGGCCGGCGCGGTCGCGGCCGGTGCCATTGGCTGGGGCATGGGCTGGCGGCCCATGCAGGCGGGCGAAAAGGCGCAGTCCGTCGCCGCGACGCCGGCCCCAGCCGGGGCCGGCGCGCAGGAGGCTGCGCCGACCCCGAGCACCGGCCCGCGCCAGGGCGATGGTGAGCTGGCGTCGTTTCTTGCGCGCCAGCCCGCGGCGGACGCGCCCGCGGGCTGGCAGTGGCTTGCCCGGGCCTGGCAGGCGCAGGGGCCGCTCGCCGCGGGCGACCCCTGCGCGCAGCTCGCGCAGCAGGGGCTGCGCTGCCATCGCCAGCGCCGCGCCAGCCTGAGCCTGCTGCGCCTGCTCGACCGGCCGGTGCTGCTCACCCTGCATCCATCGCCCGCGCCCGAGGCCGGGCCGCAGGCCGTCGTGGTGATGCTGCGCCGGCTCGACGGCGACATGGCCACGCTCGAGGGCGAGGGCGGCGCACGCCAACAGGTGCCGGTGGCCGATCTGGCGCCCCTGTGGCGCGGCGAGATCGCCACCCTGTGGAAGGCACCCGCCAACCTGCCGCCCGGCGAGAGCGTGACGACGAGCGCCGCGGGCGCCGCCTGGCTCGAGCGGCGCCTGACCGCGGCCGGCACTCCAGCAGCCGATGCGCGCGGCCAGAAGCCCGAACAGCGGCTGCGTGCCCGCATTCATGCCTTCCAGCTGAGCCAGGGCCTGACGCCCGACGGCCAGGCTGGCCCCTTGACGCTGATGATGCTCAACCGCGCCGCCGGCGTGCAGGAGCCCCGTCTGCGCAGCAATGATTGA
- a CDS encoding ABC transporter substrate-binding protein: protein MKLSKIVIATAVVAAGAAGVATNAFAQAKEQFFPLLSYRTGPYAPNGTPWANGKQDYIKMINARDGGINGVKLTFEECETGYMTDRGVECYERLKSRPGVTVFDPQATGITFALTEKAPVDKIPLMTLGYGLSVSQDGMAFKWNFPLMGSYWTGADILIQHIGKNAGGLDKLKGKKITLVYHDSPFGKEPIPLLQERAKMHGFELQLLPVTAPGVEQKATWLQVRKDRPDYVLLWGWGVMNSTALKEAQATGYPRDKMYGVWWAGAEPDVRDVGDGAKGYHALALNGHGTQSKVMQDILKYVHDKGQGTGPKDEVGSVLYTRGVIIQMLSVEAVRRAQEHFGKGKVMTGEQVRWGLENLALDQKRLDALGFNDVIRPISTSCSDHMGSTWARVHTWDGKNWKMSSDWYQADEQIIKPMVKTGADKYLADKKMQRRDVKDCQSPGQASS from the coding sequence ATGAAGCTATCGAAGATCGTGATCGCAACCGCCGTAGTGGCCGCAGGCGCCGCCGGCGTGGCCACCAACGCCTTCGCGCAGGCCAAGGAACAGTTCTTCCCGCTGCTGTCCTACCGCACCGGTCCCTACGCTCCCAACGGCACGCCCTGGGCCAACGGCAAGCAGGACTACATCAAGATGATCAACGCGCGCGACGGCGGCATCAACGGCGTCAAGCTCACGTTCGAGGAATGCGAGACCGGCTACATGACGGACCGCGGCGTCGAATGCTACGAGCGCCTCAAGAGCCGCCCCGGCGTGACGGTGTTCGACCCTCAGGCCACCGGCATCACCTTTGCGCTGACCGAGAAGGCGCCCGTGGACAAGATTCCGCTGATGACGCTGGGCTACGGCCTGTCCGTCTCGCAGGACGGCATGGCCTTCAAGTGGAACTTCCCGCTCATGGGCAGCTACTGGACGGGTGCCGACATCCTGATCCAGCACATCGGCAAGAACGCCGGCGGCCTGGACAAGCTCAAGGGCAAGAAGATCACCCTCGTCTACCACGACAGCCCGTTCGGCAAGGAGCCCATCCCGCTCCTGCAGGAGCGCGCCAAGATGCACGGCTTCGAGCTGCAGCTGCTGCCCGTGACGGCCCCCGGCGTGGAGCAGAAGGCCACCTGGCTGCAGGTGCGCAAGGACAGGCCCGACTATGTGCTGCTGTGGGGCTGGGGCGTGATGAACTCCACCGCCCTCAAGGAGGCCCAGGCCACGGGTTACCCGCGCGACAAGATGTATGGCGTGTGGTGGGCCGGTGCCGAGCCCGATGTGCGCGACGTGGGCGATGGCGCCAAGGGCTACCACGCGCTGGCGCTCAACGGCCATGGCACGCAGTCCAAGGTGATGCAGGACATCCTGAAGTACGTGCACGACAAGGGCCAGGGCACAGGTCCGAAGGACGAGGTGGGCTCGGTGCTGTACACGCGCGGCGTCATCATCCAGATGCTGAGCGTGGAGGCCGTGCGCCGCGCGCAGGAGCACTTCGGCAAGGGCAAGGTCATGACGGGCGAGCAGGTGCGCTGGGGCCTGGAGAACCTGGCGCTCGACCAGAAGAGGCTGGACGCGCTGGGCTTCAACGACGTGATCCGCCCCATCTCCACGAGCTGCTCCGACCACATGGGATCGACCTGGGCGCGCGTGCATACCTGGGACGGCAAGAACTGGAAGATGAGCAGCGACTGGTACCAGGCTGACGAGCAGATCATCAAGCCCATGGTGAAGACCGGCGCGGACAAGTACCTGGCCGACAAGAAGATGCAGCGCCGCGACGTGAAGGACTGCCAGTCCCCGGGGCAGGCATCGTCCTGA